In Clostridium sporogenes, one genomic interval encodes:
- a CDS encoding YitT family protein translates to MGFKALDKYIIKDIVMVIIGSLIAALGINMFLIHANLLSGGLSGITLIIQYVTGFPAAYSLLILNIPLFFLSYKKVNKKFTFLSLIGTIALSVGLILTEPLKNTIQVNDILLLGLYGGVLNGIGVGIVFSNHGSTGGLDIVSALIKKKYGNFDIGTITFIVNLIIVSISACIFGLTSALYTLVSMYIASYLVDKVIKGFNRQKLILIITEKEEDVSKALMNELNRGVTFLYAKGAYTKKDKKVLYCVVSLSQLPKLKLIVKDIDEGAFISILDASEVEGRGFKKALL, encoded by the coding sequence ATGGGCTTTAAAGCATTAGATAAGTATATTATTAAAGATATAGTAATGGTTATTATAGGATCACTCATAGCAGCTTTAGGTATTAATATGTTTCTAATTCATGCTAATTTATTAAGTGGTGGACTTTCAGGTATAACTTTAATTATTCAATATGTTACAGGTTTTCCTGCGGCTTACTCACTTTTAATTTTAAATATACCTTTATTCTTTTTAAGTTATAAGAAAGTAAATAAAAAATTCACATTTTTATCCTTAATTGGAACTATAGCTCTTTCAGTAGGACTTATACTAACGGAACCTTTGAAGAATACAATACAAGTAAATGATATACTTTTGCTGGGATTGTATGGAGGTGTTTTAAATGGTATAGGTGTTGGAATTGTATTTAGCAATCATGGTTCTACTGGTGGTTTAGATATAGTATCTGCGCTTATAAAAAAGAAATACGGAAATTTTGATATAGGAACTATAACATTTATAGTTAACCTTATAATAGTTTCTATATCTGCATGTATATTTGGCTTAACTAGCGCGTTGTATACTTTGGTATCTATGTATATAGCTTCTTATTTAGTAGATAAAGTTATAAAAGGATTTAATAGACAAAAGCTTATACTTATAATAACTGAAAAAGAAGAGGATGTAAGTAAAGCTTTAATGAATGAATTAAATAGAGGAGTAACTTTTTTATATGCTAAGGGAGCTTACACAAAAAAGGACAAAAAGGTTTTATATTGTGTAGTATCTTTATCTCAATTACCAAAATTAAAACTAATAGTTAAAGATATAGATGAAGGTGCCTTTATATCTATATTGGATGCTTCAGAAGTAGAGGGTAGAGGATTTAAAAAAGCTCTCTTATAA